One window from the genome of Flavobacterium agricola encodes:
- a CDS encoding FUSC family protein, with translation MKKYIAFDKTTRKWHLPVVAGLAVGIPMIFGWYIDNFDAGKLASLAGLSILYIQSDKLSERMMLLMTCCFGIMSSYAIGLLFSFNPFFAPLALGFLSFFIHYSLHKLHLTRPPGNFFFIMLASTAICTPFDMDSIPTKIGYIALGTIFTCSLGFVYSLLTLKKQGESSAIRVKDSYTNIVESIIFGVFILISLAIAFGLELDNPYWMPISCLAVMQGSNSKHTWKRGTQRIIGTFIGLGITWLIAYNNPSPLFMVISITLLQMIVEFLVVRNYGIAVIFITVLTIFLSESGGQLSQDTDQVFLARLFDISIGSIIGIIGGWALYHEKIHYYATQQLQKFKNEEDL, from the coding sequence ATGAAAAAATACATCGCTTTTGATAAAACCACCAGAAAATGGCATTTACCGGTTGTAGCAGGTTTGGCAGTCGGTATTCCGATGATTTTTGGTTGGTATATAGATAATTTTGATGCAGGAAAGCTTGCTTCTTTAGCAGGGCTATCTATTTTATATATTCAATCCGATAAGTTAAGCGAACGCATGATGTTGCTCATGACATGTTGTTTTGGCATAATGTCATCTTACGCCATCGGGTTGTTATTTTCTTTTAATCCATTTTTTGCACCTTTAGCTTTAGGTTTTTTGTCTTTTTTTATACATTATTCCTTGCATAAGTTGCATTTAACGCGTCCACCTGGTAATTTTTTCTTTATCATGCTGGCATCTACAGCCATTTGTACCCCGTTTGATATGGATAGCATTCCAACCAAAATTGGTTACATTGCTTTAGGAACCATTTTTACCTGTTCTTTAGGTTTTGTGTACAGCCTTTTAACGCTTAAAAAACAAGGAGAATCATCTGCAATTCGTGTAAAAGATAGTTATACCAATATTGTAGAATCTATAATTTTTGGAGTTTTTATTTTAATATCATTGGCCATTGCTTTTGGTTTAGAATTAGATAATCCGTATTGGATGCCAATTTCATGTTTGGCTGTTATGCAAGGAAGCAATTCTAAACATACCTGGAAACGCGGTACGCAAAGAATTATCGGAACTTTTATTGGTTTAGGTATTACGTGGTTAATTGCTTACAATAATCCTTCGCCTTTGTTCATGGTAATTAGTATTACGTTATTACAAATGATTGTTGAATTTTTAGTGGTTAGAAATTACGGAATTGCTGTGATTTTTATTACCGTTTTAACCATCTTTTTATCCGAATCGGGTGGGCAATTATCACAAGATACCGATCAGGTATTTTTAGCTCGTTTGTTCGATATTTCTATTGGTAGTATTATTGGTATTATTGGCGGTTGGGCATTATATCACGAAAAAATTCATTATTACGCAACCCAACAATTGCAAAAATTTAAAAATGAAGAAGATTTATAA
- a CDS encoding NAD(P)H-dependent oxidoreductase — MTKVFIINGGQKFAHSGGAFNSTLTAIDSQFFTKQNGFDLQITNINEPYDLQTEVEKFVWADVIIYHFPVWWFSMPYKLKEYFDLVLTAGHRKGLYYSDGRKNDNPAINYDTGGSLAGRKYMVTTTWNAPETAFTLPNEFFNETPVDAGILFGFHRMNAFLSLERIDGIHFHDLEKNVTDEKIAFNTNRYEAHLKQTFLK; from the coding sequence ATGACAAAAGTATTTATAATAAACGGAGGGCAAAAGTTTGCTCATTCTGGCGGTGCGTTTAATAGCACGTTAACCGCTATTGATAGCCAGTTTTTTACTAAACAAAATGGGTTTGATTTACAAATAACCAACATTAATGAGCCGTATGATTTACAAACTGAAGTAGAAAAGTTTGTTTGGGCTGATGTTATTATTTATCATTTTCCGGTTTGGTGGTTTTCTATGCCTTACAAATTAAAAGAATATTTTGATTTGGTTTTAACAGCTGGGCACCGTAAAGGTTTGTATTATAGCGATGGGCGTAAAAATGACAATCCTGCTATTAATTACGACACCGGCGGAAGTTTAGCTGGTCGTAAATATATGGTTACCACAACTTGGAATGCGCCAGAAACTGCTTTTACTTTACCGAATGAATTTTTTAATGAAACACCGGTTGATGCAGGTATTTTATTCGGTTTTCATCGCATGAACGCCTTTTTATCTTTAGAAAGAATTGATGGCATTCATTTTCATGATCTAGAAAAAAATGTTACTGACGAAAAGATTGCTTTTAATACTAATCGATATGAAGCGCACTTAAAACAAACTTTCTTAAAATAA
- a CDS encoding GNAT family N-acetyltransferase, producing MHFVGVLNDNDEYIGMGRVVGDGGCFAQVVDICILPSYQGQGLGKKIMQDIKKFINEQLPESCYVSLLADGQANKLYEQFGFQDTMPKSRGMYFKK from the coding sequence TTGCATTTTGTAGGTGTTTTAAATGATAATGATGAATATATTGGCATGGGTCGTGTAGTAGGTGATGGAGGTTGTTTTGCTCAGGTAGTTGATATTTGCATATTGCCCAGTTATCAAGGACAAGGTTTAGGAAAAAAGATAATGCAAGACATTAAAAAGTTTATAAACGAACAGCTGCCAGAAAGTTGTTATGTAAGCTTACTTGCCGACGGACAAGCTAATAAATTATACGAACAATTTGGATTTCAGGATACGATGCCTAAATCTAGAGGAATGTATTTTAAAAAATAA
- a CDS encoding DUF3703 domain-containing protein yields the protein MKFNTKINKRLESFYLLELDRYKNAFASQNYVLAWHHLERAHIIAQKYPYQHSYVHFRMLQFGFKLKNRKEVFGQIPRLLFGGIKSFVGKIPVGNPGGSNVPPLKAFPIDPEIQEIFRITS from the coding sequence ATGAAATTCAATACCAAAATAAATAAGCGTTTAGAATCTTTTTATCTCTTAGAATTAGATAGGTATAAAAATGCCTTTGCATCTCAAAATTATGTTTTGGCTTGGCATCATTTAGAACGAGCACATATTATTGCTCAAAAATATCCATATCAACATTCGTATGTACATTTTAGAATGTTACAATTTGGTTTTAAATTAAAAAACAGAAAAGAAGTTTTTGGCCAAATTCCTCGTTTGCTTTTTGGAGGCATAAAATCCTTTGTGGGTAAAATTCCAGTAGGTAATCCCGGAGGGTCAAATGTACCGCCTTTAAAAGCATTTCCAATTGATCCAGAAATTCAAGAAATTTTCAGAATTACATCTTGA
- a CDS encoding GNAT family N-acetyltransferase, whose protein sequence is MITIQTASSNNYEQLAEIWFKASIIAHNFIAQSYWQQNILAMQTQYLPNAEVYVAIANKQPVGFIALKNNCLVAIFIDPNFQGKGIGTQLLHYAKQLKSELTLQVYQKNKQAVQFYLQQGFIIVNETVDETTQQLEYVLRWNAPS, encoded by the coding sequence ATGATTACAATACAAACCGCATCTTCCAACAACTATGAGCAACTTGCAGAAATTTGGTTTAAAGCTTCAATCATTGCACATAATTTTATAGCGCAAAGTTATTGGCAACAAAATATATTAGCCATGCAAACTCAATATTTACCGAATGCAGAAGTTTATGTTGCCATTGCCAATAAGCAGCCGGTAGGTTTTATAGCCTTGAAAAACAATTGTTTAGTTGCTATCTTTATAGATCCAAACTTTCAGGGAAAAGGAATTGGTACTCAACTATTACATTACGCCAAGCAATTAAAGAGTGAATTAACTTTGCAAGTTTATCAAAAAAATAAGCAAGCGGTTCAATTTTATTTGCAACAAGGTTTTATTATTGTAAATGAAACCGTTGATGAAACTACACAACAACTTGAATATGTTTTGCGTTGGAATGCACCTTCTTAA
- a CDS encoding alpha/beta fold hydrolase — protein MKKYIYLLLFSLFSFGAMAQNRPVLDIMLTNYQYPFEVKYFEFESQNQQLKMAYMDVLPKKANGKTVVLMHGKNFNGAYWKTTIDALTKNGYRVIVPDQIGFGKSSKPIAYQFTFQQLALNTKMLLDKLQIAKIDLIGHSMGGMLATRFALMYPEHVAKLVLENPIGLEDWKLVAPYTAIETNYKQELQANYESTKKYQLGFYYDNQWKPEYDEWVYLLTGWVNHPEYAIVAKVNALTTDMIFTQPVVYEFEQLNVPTLLIIGTRDRTAIGKNLVKDPNIAAQMGQYQLLGKQTQQKIKNSKLVELDNVGHLPHIEVFNQYITPLLEFLNNY, from the coding sequence ATGAAAAAATATATTTATTTACTGCTGTTCTCTTTGTTTAGCTTTGGAGCTATGGCACAAAACAGACCGGTTTTAGATATTATGCTTACCAACTACCAATATCCGTTCGAGGTAAAATATTTTGAGTTTGAAAGTCAAAATCAGCAGCTAAAAATGGCATATATGGATGTTTTACCTAAAAAGGCAAACGGAAAAACGGTGGTTTTAATGCACGGTAAAAACTTTAATGGCGCCTATTGGAAAACTACAATTGATGCCTTAACAAAAAATGGTTATCGTGTTATTGTTCCCGATCAAATAGGTTTCGGAAAATCATCTAAACCAATTGCTTATCAGTTTACCTTTCAGCAGCTAGCATTAAATACCAAAATGTTGTTAGATAAACTTCAAATAGCTAAAATAGATTTAATAGGTCATTCTATGGGCGGCATGCTTGCCACCCGATTTGCTTTAATGTACCCAGAACATGTTGCAAAATTAGTTTTAGAAAATCCAATTGGATTAGAAGATTGGAAGCTTGTTGCTCCTTATACAGCAATCGAAACCAATTACAAACAAGAATTACAAGCCAATTACGAAAGCACTAAAAAATATCAATTAGGTTTTTATTACGACAACCAATGGAAACCGGAATACGACGAATGGGTGTATCTTTTAACGGGTTGGGTAAATCACCCAGAATATGCAATCGTAGCAAAAGTAAATGCCTTAACAACCGATATGATTTTTACGCAACCCGTTGTTTATGAATTTGAACAACTTAACGTTCCTACGCTTTTAATTATTGGTACGCGAGATCGAACTGCAATAGGCAAAAACTTAGTGAAAGATCCTAACATTGCTGCTCAAATGGGGCAATATCAACTATTAGGTAAACAAACCCAACAAAAAATTAAAAATTCAAAATTAGTAGAACTAGATAATGTTGGACATTTACCTCATATTGAAGTTTTTAATCAGTATATTACGCCTTTGTTAGAATTTTTAAATAATTACTGA
- a CDS encoding DsbA family oxidoreductase codes for MIVEIWSDVMFPFCYIGKRNFESALQQFSDTDAIEVHWKSFQLDPNIPEVATESYQNYLVTRKGMPLQQVQDMLQNVTLSAKQAGLTYNFDDAVMVNSIKAHQFIQFAKALHKDDEAEEVLFHAFFTEGKNIADLQTLLTLGTAIGLDANALQQAIENQEFLPAVIEDINQARQIGVTGVPFFVFNNKYAVSGAQPASSFLEVLNKSFGEWKATNTTPNLIISKGSSCDVKGNCD; via the coding sequence ATGATAGTAGAAATTTGGAGCGATGTAATGTTTCCGTTTTGTTATATAGGAAAACGTAATTTTGAATCTGCTTTACAACAATTTTCAGATACAGATGCCATAGAAGTACACTGGAAAAGTTTTCAGTTAGATCCTAATATTCCTGAAGTTGCTACCGAAAGTTATCAAAATTATTTGGTAACGCGTAAAGGAATGCCTTTGCAACAAGTTCAAGACATGTTGCAAAACGTAACATTATCAGCTAAGCAAGCAGGATTAACCTATAATTTTGATGATGCGGTTATGGTAAACTCTATAAAAGCACATCAATTTATTCAATTTGCTAAAGCCCTACATAAAGATGATGAAGCAGAAGAAGTTTTGTTTCACGCCTTTTTTACCGAAGGTAAAAACATTGCCGATTTACAAACGTTACTAACTTTAGGTACTGCAATTGGTTTAGATGCAAATGCTTTGCAACAAGCTATAGAAAATCAGGAGTTTTTACCAGCTGTTATAGAAGATATTAACCAAGCACGACAAATAGGAGTAACTGGAGTACCTTTTTTTGTGTTTAATAATAAATATGCTGTTTCTGGCGCACAGCCAGCTAGTAGTTTTTTAGAAGTTTTAAATAAATCTTTTGGCGAATGGAAGGCAACCAATACAACACCAAACCTAATTATTTCTAAAGGTTCAAGTTGCGATGTAAAAGGAAATTGCGATTAA
- a CDS encoding TQO small subunit DoxD: MKYQTEAPASYNIVGLFTLSLRWVIGWTYFSAFWRRLVLDNKLIPEEAGYIGEKFNHFLPNALGIKPLIEYLVLNSESLQVAMVAFTIIEAIVGLFLILGLFTRLMSIGVFFLALGILLGSGWIGTTCLDEWQIGVLGIASGFTLFLTGSGYYAVDNYLIKKYAFTKKQWFTYLGSGNWVKPIAKPLILGISIAIFGLTLFTNQYFHGGVFGTLHNKSVKPKLEINHINYDADQISFEIYRVEGADVYGSFLIGIHILDENGAVVYELNQQDLAQYPTDKIKNHYVAKIKPGKHSLVIPLGAKADFEIALNKIPLQPNYTLKLTDISGLEWSKTLN; the protein is encoded by the coding sequence ATGAAATATCAAACAGAAGCACCTGCTTCTTACAACATCGTGGGCTTATTTACCTTATCGTTACGTTGGGTAATTGGCTGGACTTATTTTTCGGCTTTTTGGCGCCGTTTGGTGTTAGATAATAAACTAATTCCTGAAGAAGCCGGATATATTGGTGAAAAATTCAATCATTTTTTACCTAATGCTTTAGGCATAAAACCTTTAATTGAATATTTGGTGCTAAACTCAGAATCTTTACAAGTTGCCATGGTTGCTTTTACTATTATAGAAGCAATAGTTGGCTTGTTTTTAATTTTAGGTTTGTTTACCCGTTTAATGAGCATTGGTGTATTTTTTTTAGCCCTTGGTATTTTATTGGGCTCAGGCTGGATTGGTACAACTTGTTTAGACGAATGGCAAATTGGGGTACTTGGTATTGCCAGTGGTTTTACCTTGTTTTTAACCGGCAGTGGTTATTATGCAGTAGATAATTATTTGATTAAAAAATATGCATTTACAAAAAAACAATGGTTTACTTATTTAGGTTCTGGTAATTGGGTTAAACCCATTGCAAAACCATTAATTTTAGGCATTTCAATCGCAATTTTTGGATTAACTTTATTTACCAATCAATATTTTCATGGTGGCGTTTTTGGTACTTTACATAACAAATCGGTAAAACCTAAATTAGAAATTAATCACATTAATTACGATGCTGATCAAATTTCGTTTGAAATTTATCGGGTAGAAGGTGCTGATGTTTACGGATCATTTTTAATTGGAATACATATTTTAGACGAAAATGGAGCGGTTGTTTATGAATTGAATCAGCAAGATTTGGCACAATATCCAACCGATAAAATTAAAAATCATTATGTAGCCAAAATAAAACCAGGCAAACACAGCTTAGTTATTCCTTTAGGTGCCAAAGCAGATTTTGAAATAGCGCTTAACAAAATCCCTTTACAACCCAATTACACACTAAAACTTACCGATATTAGTGGTTTAGAATGGAGTAAAACTTTAAATTAA
- a CDS encoding winged helix-turn-helix transcriptional regulator — protein MKKTLLLNGTEICKVRMNGITDAMGILSGKWKFHILGTLIDGGSLRFTDLQREVEGIGSKMLSKELQDLEMNQLITRTVKSTKPITVEYEITTYGKTLEPIITEIAKWGINYRETLFGKK, from the coding sequence ATGAAAAAAACATTGCTTTTAAATGGCACAGAAATTTGTAAAGTTAGAATGAACGGCATTACAGATGCGATGGGAATTTTATCTGGCAAGTGGAAATTTCATATTTTAGGCACATTAATCGATGGCGGAAGCTTGCGTTTTACCGATTTGCAACGTGAAGTTGAAGGCATTGGTTCTAAAATGCTTTCTAAAGAATTGCAAGATTTAGAAATGAACCAATTAATTACCCGTACCGTAAAAAGCACCAAACCCATTACCGTTGAATACGAAATTACCACTTACGGCAAAACATTAGAACCCATAATAACCGAAATTGCCAAATGGGGCATTAATTACCGGGAAACTTTATTTGGTAAAAAATAA
- a CDS encoding LysR family transcriptional regulator encodes MQANLEWFRTFRAIYETGTMSGAAKALFVSQPGIGLHLNALETYTGFPLFERTARKMIPTEKGKLLYQQIINSMQCLEDIEGRFQKKSGVERPTVSIGMCVESFQQALEKHIPNLFFNLIMQFGEHDHLVHLLETGAADLILTTKKSKDKNLVYEPFATERLIVVAGKNMDLSGFYSLDMKEKDEVKNWLRQQFWYSTAADMDVLNLFWETNFGTRPDFVPNYIVPNKFSIIRCLSLGNGLAVLPDFICQDALNKKAITKIWEGYSPIDKTLFLAKRKQSLLMQEITYMEKILQNEFNSY; translated from the coding sequence ATGCAAGCAAATTTAGAATGGTTTAGAACTTTTCGTGCTATTTATGAAACCGGAACCATGAGCGGAGCTGCAAAAGCATTATTTGTTTCGCAACCGGGTATTGGCTTACATTTAAATGCGTTAGAAACGTACACCGGTTTTCCGTTGTTCGAACGTACGGCACGAAAAATGATTCCGACCGAAAAAGGAAAATTGCTTTACCAGCAAATTATAAATTCTATGCAATGCTTAGAAGATATTGAAGGGCGTTTTCAGAAAAAATCGGGCGTAGAAAGGCCAACCGTAAGCATTGGTATGTGCGTAGAATCGTTTCAGCAAGCTTTAGAAAAACACATTCCGAATCTGTTTTTTAATTTGATTATGCAGTTTGGCGAACACGATCATTTGGTACATTTATTAGAAACCGGAGCGGCAGATTTAATTTTAACAACCAAAAAAAGCAAAGATAAAAACTTGGTTTACGAACCTTTTGCTACCGAACGTTTAATTGTTGTTGCCGGAAAAAACATGGATTTATCTGGGTTTTATAGCTTAGATATGAAGGAGAAAGATGAAGTTAAAAATTGGCTGCGTCAGCAATTTTGGTACAGCACCGCTGCGGACATGGATGTGTTAAATTTATTTTGGGAAACCAATTTTGGCACTCGCCCAGATTTTGTACCAAATTATATTGTACCGAATAAATTTTCGATAATTCGTTGTTTAAGTTTAGGTAACGGCTTGGCTGTATTGCCCGATTTTATTTGTCAAGATGCGCTAAACAAAAAAGCTATTACTAAAATCTGGGAAGGTTATTCGCCCATAGATAAAACATTATTTTTAGCCAAACGCAAGCAATCTTTGTTGATGCAAGAAATAACATACATGGAAAAAATTTTACAGAACGAATTTAATTCCTATTAA
- a CDS encoding OsmC family protein translates to MSKQHHYNANILWTGNRGEGTTSYKAFGREHTISIENKTAILGSSDPAFRGDKTKHNPEDLFLASLAACHMLWYLHLCAETGIVVTNYSDNATAIMAEMPNGSGKFIAATLNPSVTITNPDLIEKANALHKKANEFCFIANSVNFPVLHNPTTVSN, encoded by the coding sequence ATGAGCAAACAACACCATTACAATGCAAACATTTTATGGACAGGAAATAGGGGCGAAGGCACTACAAGTTATAAAGCTTTTGGCCGTGAACATACCATTTCGATAGAAAATAAAACTGCCATTCTAGGATCTTCAGATCCGGCTTTTCGTGGCGATAAAACCAAGCACAATCCTGAAGATTTATTTTTAGCTTCGTTAGCTGCATGCCATATGTTATGGTATTTGCATTTATGTGCCGAAACAGGAATTGTTGTAACAAATTATTCAGATAATGCTACAGCAATAATGGCCGAAATGCCTAACGGCAGCGGTAAATTTATTGCAGCAACTTTAAATCCAAGCGTTACAATTACCAATCCGGATTTGATTGAAAAAGCGAATGCATTGCACAAAAAAGCAAACGAATTTTGCTTTATTGCCAATTCAGTAAATTTTCCTGTACTTCATAACCCAACAACTGTTTCTAATTAA
- a CDS encoding cysteine hydrolase family protein, translating into MSFLNKNPALLLIDIQKGFLDESYWGGNRNNKNAEEISGSILQKWREYHLPIFHVQHRSTNPKSKLHPSNPGFAFQDTVLPLPNEPIITKHVNSAFIGTNLKQLLDEQQISTLVIVGLTTNHCVSTTTRMAGNYGYETYIISDATAAFNRVGIAGENYDSTLIHLTALANLNDEFATVWNSQQLFKHI; encoded by the coding sequence ATGAGCTTTTTAAATAAAAATCCGGCCTTATTATTAATTGATATACAAAAAGGATTTTTAGACGAATCGTATTGGGGAGGTAACCGCAACAACAAAAATGCAGAAGAAATTAGCGGAAGCATTTTACAAAAATGGCGTGAGTATCATTTGCCGATTTTTCATGTGCAACACCGCTCAACCAATCCAAAATCTAAATTGCATCCATCTAATCCAGGTTTTGCTTTTCAAGATACCGTGCTTCCGTTACCCAACGAGCCCATTATTACCAAGCACGTAAACAGTGCATTTATTGGTACCAATTTAAAACAATTGTTAGATGAGCAGCAAATTTCTACGCTTGTAATTGTTGGGTTAACAACCAATCATTGCGTTTCTACAACTACGCGAATGGCTGGTAATTATGGGTATGAAACTTATATTATTTCTGATGCAACCGCCGCTTTTAATCGAGTAGGAATTGCTGGTGAAAATTATGATTCAACTTTAATTCATTTAACTGCATTGGCAAATTTAAACGATGAATTTGCAACCGTTTGGAATTCACAACAACTTTTTAAACATATCTAA
- a CDS encoding YceI family protein: protein MKKTIILSFAVTAFLISCKGSTGDKTVTTDAQEVAAQTGASYNVNKEQSDLKWKGYHKGGLNPRFGTLKTDGTVSVDNGAVTGGTFTIEIKTIATDEASVDPVTSGGKTAADLTGHLLSADFFESDVYPTASFEITSVAPFDAASGESVVADANSLVSGNLTIKDKTVNVTFPARITVSGDNVNIFSQFAINRQDWGLTYGAEGDPADWMISQEVDIELNVNATK, encoded by the coding sequence ATGAAAAAAACAATTATTTTATCATTTGCAGTAACTGCATTTTTAATTTCTTGTAAAGGTTCAACAGGTGACAAAACAGTTACTACAGACGCACAAGAAGTTGCAGCACAAACAGGTGCATCTTACAACGTAAACAAAGAACAAAGTGATTTAAAATGGAAAGGTTACCACAAAGGTGGTTTAAACCCAAGATTTGGTACTTTAAAAACAGACGGAACGGTTTCTGTTGATAATGGTGCAGTAACTGGAGGTACATTTACAATTGAAATTAAAACAATTGCTACTGATGAAGCTTCTGTAGATCCTGTAACTTCAGGTGGTAAAACAGCTGCTGATTTAACAGGACATTTATTAAGTGCTGATTTCTTTGAGTCTGATGTTTACCCAACAGCTTCGTTCGAAATTACTAGCGTTGCTCCTTTTGATGCAGCATCTGGTGAAAGCGTTGTTGCTGATGCAAACAGCTTAGTAAGCGGTAACTTAACTATTAAAGACAAAACAGTTAACGTAACATTCCCAGCAAGAATAACAGTTTCTGGTGATAACGTAAACATTTTCTCTCAGTTTGCAATTAACAGACAAGATTGGGGATTAACTTACGGTGCTGAAGGTGATCCAGCAGATTGGATGATTTCTCAAGAAGTTGATATCGAATTAAACGTTAATGCAACGAAATAA
- a CDS encoding DUF4919 domain-containing protein: MIKFSAFIFALFTTNLLVAQSEITTKPELKAIEIQVNAVNSPYYYPELLKRLAAYDSTLTNVDYQNIYYGSAYQKVVPYQSKKIDTKQLAKVYAGDFNKKNLEQPILKLNQAFLDDPLDLRARNFLAYLYHVNGDVEKAKNESQAFHGLVGAILSSGDGLSCESGIHVLEVAHEYVLLNLFKMNSESQAYNGSCDVFTLEKGKFKTDALYFKINNQFESLFKN; encoded by the coding sequence ATGATAAAATTTTCAGCTTTTATTTTTGCTCTTTTTACTACAAATTTACTAGTTGCGCAATCCGAAATTACAACTAAACCAGAGTTGAAAGCAATTGAAATTCAGGTTAACGCCGTTAATTCTCCTTATTATTATCCTGAACTTTTAAAACGTTTGGCAGCTTATGATAGCACGTTAACTAATGTTGATTATCAAAACATTTATTACGGCTCAGCCTATCAAAAAGTTGTACCTTATCAATCTAAAAAAATAGATACTAAGCAACTTGCCAAAGTTTATGCTGGCGATTTTAATAAAAAAAATTTAGAACAACCCATTTTGAAGCTAAATCAAGCTTTCCTTGATGATCCGTTAGATTTACGTGCACGCAACTTTTTAGCGTATTTATATCATGTAAACGGCGATGTAGAAAAAGCTAAAAACGAAAGCCAAGCTTTTCATGGATTGGTTGGTGCTATTTTATCTAGCGGAGATGGATTAAGTTGTGAATCTGGCATTCATGTTTTGGAAGTTGCTCATGAATATGTGCTGCTAAATTTGTTTAAAATGAACTCCGAATCGCAAGCTTACAACGGTAGTTGCGATGTTTTTACTTTAGAAAAAGGTAAGTTTAAAACGGATGCGCTTTATTTTAAAATTAACAATCAATTTGAATCTTTATTTAAAAACTAA
- a CDS encoding GNAT family N-acetyltransferase yields the protein MNFSIRPELHIDNISLIPLHESDFEGLYAVASDPKVWEQHPNKNRWQKDVFLNFFTGAIQSHGAFKVVDSETNTILGSTRFYDYKPTDNSILIGYTFYGTAFWGKGINSKVKTAMLNYIFQFVDQVYFHIGATNIRSQIAISRLGAIKAAEQEVTYFGEEPKLNFVYVITKTDWNTK from the coding sequence ATGAATTTTAGCATTCGACCGGAGCTTCATATAGATAATATAAGCCTTATTCCGTTACATGAATCAGATTTTGAAGGTTTATATGCTGTAGCTTCAGATCCTAAAGTTTGGGAACAGCATCCCAATAAAAATCGTTGGCAAAAAGATGTTTTTCTGAATTTTTTTACTGGCGCTATACAAAGCCACGGTGCGTTTAAAGTTGTAGATTCTGAAACCAATACCATTTTAGGCAGCACCCGATTTTACGATTACAAACCAACCGATAATAGCATTTTAATTGGTTATACGTTTTACGGTACTGCGTTTTGGGGCAAAGGCATAAATAGCAAAGTAAAAACTGCCATGCTAAACTATATTTTTCAGTTTGTAGATCAGGTTTATTTTCATATTGGAGCTACAAACATTCGCTCTCAAATTGCAATTTCTCGTTTAGGAGCTATTAAAGCAGCAGAGCAGGAGGTAACTTATTTTGGTGAAGAACCTAAGCTAAATTTTGTTTATGTAATTACTAAAACCGATTGGAACACAAAATAA
- a CDS encoding phytanoyl-CoA dioxygenase family protein, with amino-acid sequence MPHLYKEQGYVLYPNFFEKEELTHLHKICEAFHSQWLVNNNQAYTNGALNSNGLTASTYLTTTDQLFLIQFISQPKLEKIVSQLFPEKAIFLNTQLFFDPFDANQKNYWHRDMQYTGLTIEEQQACLTTQNVIHFRIPLKPELGLELIPGTHKAWDTDEVFETRMGKNGRLSSDALNNSVSLKPDVGDLLVFSANMVHRGLYGNDRFAFDIIFCDDSVAFKAFINPMHQPTKALLLQLTNKHLF; translated from the coding sequence ATGCCGCATTTATATAAAGAACAAGGTTACGTTTTGTATCCTAATTTTTTTGAAAAAGAAGAATTAACTCATTTACATAAAATCTGCGAAGCATTCCATTCGCAATGGTTGGTAAATAACAACCAAGCTTATACAAACGGTGCGTTAAATAGTAACGGATTAACCGCGTCAACTTATTTAACCACAACCGATCAGTTATTTCTGATTCAATTTATTAGTCAGCCTAAATTAGAAAAAATTGTATCCCAATTGTTTCCTGAAAAAGCTATTTTTTTAAACACGCAATTATTTTTTGATCCGTTTGATGCCAACCAGAAAAATTATTGGCACCGAGATATGCAGTATACGGGCCTTACTATTGAAGAGCAACAAGCTTGTTTAACCACTCAAAATGTAATTCACTTTAGAATACCATTAAAACCTGAATTGGGTTTAGAACTTATTCCAGGAACCCATAAAGCTTGGGATACAGATGAGGTTTTTGAAACGCGAATGGGTAAAAATGGTCGTTTATCAAGTGATGCATTAAATAATTCCGTATCTTTAAAACCTGATGTAGGTGATTTGTTGGTTTTTTCGGCTAACATGGTTCATCGGGGATTGTACGGAAACGATAGATTTGCATTTGATATTATTTTTTGTGATGATTCTGTAGCTTTTAAAGCGTTTATAAACCCAATGCATCAACCAACAAAAGCTTTGCTTTTGCAACTTACCAACAAACATTTATTTTAA